In Lentisphaerota bacterium, the genomic stretch CGGCTGGATGGCGTGGTGGTTGATGAGACGCGCGACGAGACGTTCCTGACAGGGCGGGTGGGTTTTTACACGCCCAAAGAGAAGTGGCCGCTGTTTGATTCTATCGGCGTTAAGGACGGCAGTGGGCAGACGCTGCTTGCGGATGATTTTGCGGGCGACCTGTCGAAGTGGCAGTTTGCCAGGACACTGTCGTTTGTGGCGGACGGCGCGAAACGGGACCGGCTGGTCTGGTCTGGTGACCTCTATTTTGCGCAGCGGAATGCGTACTACGCGTTTGCGCAGCCGACGTACATGCGGGATTCGTTGAAAATGCTGGCGTTTAATCAGACGCCAGAAGGCTATGTGCACGCATGTCCTTATCCGGAGCGAGACGTTCCGCCGGTTTCGGGCGAGTATGGACCGTTTCCATCGGACGAATTTGCCGCTTGGCTGGTGCCGGTCGCCTGGGACCATCTGCTCTACACGGACGACGTGGCCACGTTGAAGGAGATTTATCCGGCGTTGAAACGCCTGCTCGGTTATCTGGGCAGCAAGATCGGGGCTGACGGGTTGTTTATCCAGGATCGCGCCACCTCAAAGCATGCCGGAAATTTGGAGCTTGGCGATGTGCGCAAGCGCGCCTACATGAACATTCTGCTGTGGGGCGTTTTCTCGGATGCCGGCAAGATTGCGGAGCGGCTGGGTTATCAGGACGATGCGGCGGCGGCGCGGGAGAAGGCTGAGGCGGTCAAACGCGCGTTGTTTGAGCATCTGTGGGACGAGCAGCGGGGTTTGTTTTGCGAGGCGGTTGAGAAGCGTGGTTCGGGTGCGGAGGCCAACGCGCTGGCGCTTTCCATGGGAGTGTTGTCACAGGCCCAGGCGGCGCGCGTGTCCAGGAGTATCGGGCGTATCGCGCATGGCAAGTTTCAGGGACTGGCAAGTCGCGGCCTCTTGACGTACGGGTACGGGCAACAGGGCGTGAAGGCGATCTATAAGCACAACTGGATGAAACTGCTGGAGCCGAGTTGGGAGGGGACGACTACAACCACGGAGTGCATGAAGATGGGCACGCGCGGGTGGCATGATGAATCGCATCCGGATACGGCGATTGCTTACCATTTCAGCGCGTACATCTTGGGCGTCGTGCCGCTGGAGCCGGGGTTCCGTCGTTTCCAGGTGCGGCCCTTGCCGGTTCAGGAGGTCAGTTGGGCCCGGGGGCGGGTGCCGACGCCGCACGGCGTTATTGAGGCAGGCTGGGAAAAGAAGGAGACAGGGTTACGGCTGCGGCTGACCGTTCCCGATGGCACCGAGGCGGATGTGGTGTTGCCGGGTGGTGAGTCGGCCCTGGTTAACGGTAAGCCCGGCAAGCTGACCGGACTGGGCAAAGGCGCTTACGAAATTGAGGTGAGCGGCATTTTGGCAGCCCCGAAAGCAGAGCCGGTGCGGATCACCCAGGAGGCAAGAAAGAGTCAAATCCAGGTTACGGCATCCTCTTCGCATGAACAAGGCGGCTGGGGCGTGGCGAAACTGGTGGCACCAGAATCGGATAAGGGCAGTAAGGGCTACAGTTCGGGAGCGCATGAGGGGGCTGTGGGGCAGGAGTGGGTTGTGCTCGATCTCGGCGAGGAGGCCACGCTCGAAGGGATTGTGCTGCTTCCACGCAGCGATTCAGCGGCAAAGGATGGCGGAGTGGCCGGCTTTCCGCGCGACTTTTCCGTCCAGATCGGAACAGAGCTGGATGAATATGCGACGGTGGCGGCGTTTACCAATTGTCCGGCACCGGACGCAAAGGGGCTTCCGATTGACCTGTATACCGTGATCGGTTACCCGAAAGTGCGGCGCGTGAAGATCCATGTGACGCGTTTTGGGGAACCGGCCGCGGATGATAATGGGGTTTACCGACTGCAACTGGAACGGGTGAAACTGGTGCGACAGTAATCCGTTCTTGTCAGGCAATCCTTGTTTTCAGATTACAGAATAACAAAAGATCATGCGATGCGCGATTTTCTGATAGTGGCGGGGATTAGTGCGTGCGGACTGGCCTGTGTGGCGTCCGTGGTCGAGGCTCCGCGTGAAATGACGGTGCTGCAAGAGGTGGACGTGCTCGTGCTCGGCGGCGGCAGCGGGGCGGTGCAGGCGGCGCAGAAAGCGGCGGCCTCCGGGGCGTCGGTGTTTCTGGCGGCGCCGGCCCGTATCTGGGCGACGATATCGCGGGCACGCTGCGTCTGCTACGGGCGGAGGATGCGGAGCCGGAGACAGCGCTGTGCAGGGCGCTTTATGGGTCCGGAACGCAGCAGGCTCTCCGCGAGGTCAATCCGCTGAAGGTGAAGAAGACCTTTGACGCGGCGCTGTTGCAGGCGGGCGTGCCGTTTCTGACAGGGTGTTTCGCGACGGAGCCGCTCCTCGACGCGGACGGCAACGTCGCGGGCGCGGTGGTGGCGAACAAGAGCGGGCGGCAAGCGGTGGTGGCCAAGGTCGTGATTGACGCCACCGAGCGCGCGGAGGTCTGCCGTATGGCTGGCGCGCAGGCACGGCCTTTCCCGGCAGGCACGTACACCTTCAGCCGCATGGTGATCGCAGGCGAGGCGCCCAAGGCCGACGGCATGACGGTCACGGAGCTCTCCCGCCGGAGCGGTGCGCCGGGCAAAGATAAAGAAAAAAAAGAGGGCCGTCTCTTTGCGTGCGAGATCGCGCTCCCCATGACGGATGACTCGCCCGCGTCGTTGGCGGCGATCGAACAAAAGGCCCGTGACCTGACCTTTGTTCCGAGCGTGCTGGACAGCGCGGACCGCTTGTTTTTCGTGCCTCCGAATCCGCTTGTGGGCGAGAAGACGGTGACGGATACGGCGACGAATGCGGCCACGATGGACCTGGGCGCGTTCCGGCCCAAAGGTCTCCCGCACGTCTTCGTGCTCGGCGCCATGGCCGACGTGCCGCGTTCCGTGGCGCGGGCGCTGCTGGAGCCCGCCCGGGCGATGACCGTGGGCGAACGCATCGGAGCGGCGGCGGCGGAAGAGGCCAAGGCGCGCGGGGCGCTCACGGGCGTGCGTCTGGCGGCGAACGTCACGGCGCGGCCGGCGGAGGGCGTGCGGGCGCAGGACATTCCGGGGACAATCAGTGTCAGCTACATCGCCACATCATCGGCGACGGTGCCAACCGAGGCGCGCGAGCTGCCGGAACTGGCGTCGTGCGACGTGCTGGTGATCGGCGCGGGCACCGGCGGCTCACCCGCGGCGATCGCGGCAGGCCGGCAGGGCGTAAAGGTGATCGTGTGAGAATACCTGTATCACATGGGTGGCGTGCAGACCGTGGGGCTGATCGGCTCCTACTACTATGGCAACATCTGCGGCTTCACCCAAGAGATCGACGCGGGTGTGGCGAAGATGGCCAAGGTCAAGGTGATGGGCAAGTCCGAGTGGTACCGCCGCCAGTGCCGGATGAACGGCGTGGACATCTGGTACGGAACGCTGGCCACCGGCGCGGTGCGCGAAGGCGACACGCTGACTGGCGTGATCGTGGTGACACCGGACGGGCGGCGCGGGGTGATCCGCGCCAAGGCGGTGATTGACGGAACCGGCAACGCGGACATCGCGGCGGCGGCTGGCGAAGAGACCGAGTACCTGCGGGACGACGAGATCGCCATTCAGGGCGCGGGCAACGCGCCGCGCCGGCTGGGCGACAGCAACGCGAACTCGGACATCGGGTTCGTGGATGAAACCGATGCGGCGGACCTCTCTTTCTTCGCGTTGCGCTCGCGCGTGTCGCTGCCCGAGACCCTGTGGGATCAGGCCCAGAACGTCAACAGCCGCGAGCGGCGCAGGCTGGTGGGCGCGTTCTACATCACACCCACCGACGTGGTCAACCGCCGCACCCATGCGGATACGGTGATGCAATCGCACAGCGATTTGGATTCGCACGGCTACACGGTGCACGAGAACTTCCTGATCGCCGACTTCGGCCGGAAAAAGTTCTTCGCCGCGAATTTCCCTTACCGCGCGATGCTTCCGAAGCGGCTGGACGGGCTGCTGGTGATCGGGCTGGGCGTGAGCGCGCACCGCGATGCCATGCCCGTGCTACGCATGCAGGCCGATATCCAGAACGCAGGCTACGCCGCAGGCTATGCGGCGGCCATGGCCGTGAAGAACCAGGTGCCGCTGCGCGCCATTGACGTCAAGGCTCTACAAAAACACCTCGTCGAGATCAAGAACCTCGACCCCTCGGTGCTGACCGCGCAAGATTCTTATCCGCTTCCAGATGCGCAGATCCGGAAGGCTGTGGAAGGGATCGCCGACCTGACCAACCACTACGAGGCGGTGGCCGTGGTTTTGGCCGAGCCGCAGCGGGCGATGCCGCTGCTGGAGGCTGCTTATCGCCAAGCGACGGCGGAGACGGCCAAGCTGTCCTACGCGCTGGTTCTCGGCATCATGGGCAATCCGCTGGGAGGCGAGACGCTGATCGCCAAGGTCGCGGCATCCGAGTGGGACGCGGGGTGGCAATTCAAAGGGATGAGTCAGTTCGGGCGTAGTGTCAGTTGGGTGGACCTCTACCTCCTGGCTCTCGGGCGGAGCCGGGTGCAGGAGGCGTTCACTGCGATGAAAGCGAAGGCCGAGGCGTTGACCGAGGCGTCCGCCTTCTCGCATTTCCGGGCCGTGGCCATGGCGTTCGAGAAGCTGGGTGACCCGGCTGCCGCGCGGGTATTGGCTGCGGTTTTGGACAAGCCCGGCATCCGCGGGAACGCCTTCACGATCGGTCCGACTATTCCTGAGATTCCGGGGCACGCCGATAAGGCCTCGGATGTGGAACGGGCCAAATGCCTGCGCGAGATCGCGGTGGCGCGCGCGCTGGTGCGCCTGGGGGATTGGGAGGGGAAGGGCAAGGCCGTCCTGCAGGCGTACGCGGATGACCCGCGCGGCGTCTACGCGCGACACGCGAAGGCAGTGTTGGCGGAGAAGAGACCGTAAAGGCGCCAACCCGCTCCGGCACCGTAGTCGGCTATGTGCCCTCCCCCATTCATCTTGCCAACACCCGCCAACAACGGCTAATATATGCGCAGTTTTCACGAGATTGCGCCGAATACTAACCATCGCCAGTCTGGGCGATGGGTGCGGGGTACTCAGGCGTGCGGCGCTGGAGACATACATGGCAGAACCATCTGACAAGATAATGACCATCGAAGCGTTGGCGGAGTACCTCAAGATCTCCCGATCAACGCTGTACAAGCTCCTCCAGGACGGAAGACTTCCGGGCCAGAAGGTGGGCAAGCGTTGGCGATTCCACCAGGATGCCATTGACGAGTGGGTCAAGAGCGGCACAAACGCCGTCACGTCCCACAAATCCGGCGGAAACGCCTCTGGGGATCGTGCATGAAGCAGTCGATTTTCATCAGCAGTGTGCAGAAGGAACTGGCCGAAGAACGCCGGGCGCTGAAGAGCTACATACTCGGCGACGCTCTCTTGGGCCGGTTCTTCGATGTGTTCCTATTCGAGGACATGCCCGCTGTTGATCGTCGCGCTGACAAGGTCTATCTGGATCAGGTGGATCGGTGCGTGGATCAGGCGCTGGGATTCGTCATGTCGAAGATCGCGGCATCGGTCGGCACCCGCGCGGAGAGCTCGCAGGCTCCCGTGACCTACGAGTTCCCCCGCGCGGCCGTTGCCGAGGCTATCGTCAATGCCGTCGCGCACCGCGACTATGCGTCCAACGCCTCCGTTCAGGTCATGCTCTTTGCCGACCGGTTGGAAGTCTGGACCCCCGGCGAGTTGCCGCCGTCGCTCACACCCGCGTCGCTACGGCTTCCCCATGCCTCGATTCCACGAAATCCGCTTCTCGCCGAGCCACTCTTCCTCACGCGGCACATCGAGAAAGCGGGAACCGGCATCCTCGACATGATCGGTCTTTGCAAAGCGGCCAAGCTGCGGCCGCCTGAGTTCCGGCAGGAACGCGGCCAGTTCATACAGACCCTCTGGCGGCCGACATCTGTCGTGGGGGGGCCAGTCGGGGCCCAGTCAAAGGGCCCAGAAGGCACCAAGTCGGCACTAAGTCGGCGCCAAGTCGAAATCCTGCGCAAGTGCCTATCCGACAGCACGTTGGTCGAACTCATGACCCTTGCCGGACGCTCTGACCGCACCAAGTTCCGGCACCAAGTTCTGGCCCCCCCTGATGGGATCTGGTTTGATTGAACTGACCATCCCTGACAAACCCACCAGCCGACTGCAGAAATACCGGCTGACCGACAGGGGCCGGAACTGCATTGAGGAGAATGCGTAATGGCGAAAGCACCTACATCCACAAGCGCAAACCTGGGGTTCGAGGACAAGCTCTGGGCGGCGGCAGACAAGCTGCGTGGCAACATGGACGCATCCGAGTACAAGCACGTCGTTCTTGGCCTCGTATTTCTCAAGTACATCTCTGACGCGTTCATGGAGAAATACGACCTCCTTGGCCAGGAGACCGCCAATCCGAAGAGCGAGTACTACGTGAAGGAAGCATCAG encodes the following:
- a CDS encoding FAD-dependent oxidoreductase, producing the protein MKKTFDAALLQAGVPFLTGCFATEPLLDADGNVAGAVVANKSGRQAVVAKVVIDATERAEVCRMAGAQARPFPAGTYTFSRMVIAGEAPKADGMTVTELSRRSGAPGKDKEKKEGRLFACEIALPMTDDSPASLAAIEQKARDLTFVPSVLDSADRLFFVPPNPLVGEKTVTDTATNAATMDLGAFRPKGLPHVFVLGAMADVPRSVARALLEPARAMTVGERIGAAAAEEAKARGALTGVRLAANVTARPAEGVRAQDIPGTISVSYIATSSATVPTEARELPELASCDVLVIGAGTGGSPAAIAAGRQGVKVIV
- a CDS encoding FAD-dependent oxidoreductase, with product MGGVQTVGLIGSYYYGNICGFTQEIDAGVAKMAKVKVMGKSEWYRRQCRMNGVDIWYGTLATGAVREGDTLTGVIVVTPDGRRGVIRAKAVIDGTGNADIAAAAGEETEYLRDDEIAIQGAGNAPRRLGDSNANSDIGFVDETDAADLSFFALRSRVSLPETLWDQAQNVNSRERRRLVGAFYITPTDVVNRRTHADTVMQSHSDLDSHGYTVHENFLIADFGRKKFFAANFPYRAMLPKRLDGLLVIGLGVSAHRDAMPVLRMQADIQNAGYAAGYAAAMAVKNQVPLRAIDVKALQKHLVEIKNLDPSVLTAQDSYPLPDAQIRKAVEGIADLTNHYEAVAVVLAEPQRAMPLLEAAYRQATAETAKLSYALVLGIMGNPLGGETLIAKVAASEWDAGWQFKGMSQFGRSVSWVDLYLLALGRSRVQEAFTAMKAKAEALTEASAFSHFRAVAMAFEKLGDPAAARVLAAVLDKPGIRGNAFTIGPTIPEIPGHADKASDVERAKCLREIAVARALVRLGDWEGKGKAVLQAYADDPRGVYARHAKAVLAEKRP
- a CDS encoding helix-turn-helix domain-containing protein, which codes for MAEPSDKIMTIEALAEYLKISRSTLYKLLQDGRLPGQKVGKRWRFHQDAIDEWVKSGTNAVTSHKSGGNASGDRA